A genomic region of Globicephala melas chromosome 9, mGloMel1.2, whole genome shotgun sequence contains the following coding sequences:
- the LOC115851870 gene encoding diphthamide biosynthesis protein 3-like: MAEATRPLLAPVTMAAFHEVEIKDFQYDEVSEMYFYPCPCGDNFCVTKEHTENGEDVATRPSCSLIIKAIYDKDRFTCDGTVPAAPPNEELVKCRRLRTPEPQLWGRSQAGKIKRHVTGFFTGTILVQFAIC; encoded by the coding sequence ATGGCGGAGGCGACAAGACCTCTCCTGGCCCCAGTGACGATGGCAGCGTTTCATGAGGTGGAGATCAAGGACTTCCAATATGACGAGGTCTCGGAGATGTACTTCTACCCCTGCCCGTGTGGGGATAACTTCTGCGTCACCAAGGAACATACGGAGAATGGGGAAGATGTGGCAACCCGCCCCAGCTGCTCTCTCATTATAAAAGCGATCTATGACAAAGATCGGTTTACATGTGACGGGACAGTCCCAGCCGCTCCCCCCAACGAAGAACTAGTTAAATGCCGAAGACTCAGGACTCCAGAGCCTCAACTTTGGGGAAGGAGCCAAGCTGGGAAAATCAAACGCCACGTCACCGGCTTCTTCACGGGGACAATCCTTGTGCAGTTTGCTATTTGTTAG
- the CRYGN gene encoding gamma-crystallin N isoform X1 has translation MAQRSGKITLYEGKHFTGRKLEVFGDCDNFQDRGFMNRVNSVRVESGAWVCFDHPDFRGQQFVLEHGDYPDFYLWNRHNDHMGSCRPVGMHGEHFRLEIFEGCNFTGQCLEFKDDCPFLQSKGWTKNWVNAIKVYGDGAWVLYEEPNYRGRMYLVERGDFRSFSDWEAQSARVQSLRRVANFF, from the exons ATGGCGCAGCGCTCGGGGAAG ATTACTCTCTACGAGGGCAAGCACTTCACGGGGCGGAAGCTGGAGGTCTTCGGGGACTGTGACAACTTCCAAGACCGAGGCTTTATGAACCGGGTGAACTCTGTCCGTGTGGAGAGTGGGGCCTGGGTCTGCTTCGATCACCCCGACTTCCGGGGCCAGCAGTTCGTCCTGGAGCACGGCGACTACCCCGACTTCTACCTCTGGAACAGACACAACGACCACATGGGCTCCTGTCGGCCTGTTGGAATG CATGGGGAGCATTTCCGCCTAGAAATCTTCGAGGGCTGCAACTTCACGGGCCAGTGCCTGGAGTTCAAGGACGACTGTCCCTTCCTTCAGAGTAAGGGCTGGACCAAGAACTGGGTCAACGCCATCAAGGTGTACGGGGACGGCGC GTGGGTCCTGTACGAGGAGCCCAACTACCGCGGCCGCATGTACCTGGTGGAGCGGGGCGACTTCCGCAGCTTCTCCGACTGGGAGGCCCAGAGCGCGCGCGTCCAGTCCCTCCGCCGGGTGGCCAACTTCTTCTAA
- the CRYGN gene encoding gamma-crystallin N isoform X2 — protein sequence MNRVNSVRVESGAWVCFDHPDFRGQQFVLEHGDYPDFYLWNRHNDHMGSCRPVGMHGEHFRLEIFEGCNFTGQCLEFKDDCPFLQSKGWTKNWVNAIKVYGDGAWVLYEEPNYRGRMYLVERGDFRSFSDWEAQSARVQSLRRVANFF from the exons ATGAACCGGGTGAACTCTGTCCGTGTGGAGAGTGGGGCCTGGGTCTGCTTCGATCACCCCGACTTCCGGGGCCAGCAGTTCGTCCTGGAGCACGGCGACTACCCCGACTTCTACCTCTGGAACAGACACAACGACCACATGGGCTCCTGTCGGCCTGTTGGAATG CATGGGGAGCATTTCCGCCTAGAAATCTTCGAGGGCTGCAACTTCACGGGCCAGTGCCTGGAGTTCAAGGACGACTGTCCCTTCCTTCAGAGTAAGGGCTGGACCAAGAACTGGGTCAACGCCATCAAGGTGTACGGGGACGGCGC GTGGGTCCTGTACGAGGAGCCCAACTACCGCGGCCGCATGTACCTGGTGGAGCGGGGCGACTTCCGCAGCTTCTCCGACTGGGAGGCCCAGAGCGCGCGCGTCCAGTCCCTCCGCCGGGTGGCCAACTTCTTCTAA